The following proteins come from a genomic window of Mucinivorans hirudinis:
- a CDS encoding Peptide chain release factor 1: protein MSDILSRLEGIRDKFKKVSEDITMPEVISDMKQFIRLNKEFKELQPIVEMADRYKNALSNLQGAKDVLATERDEEMREMARGEIEELEPQVIQMEEDIKLMLIPADPQDSKNAIVEIRGGTGGDEAAIFAGDLLRMYIKFFERRGWRYEINSVSEGTAGGYKEVVVKVIGDGVYGILKYESGVHRVQRVPQTETQGRVHTSAASVAVLPEAEEFDIELNMGDIRKDTFCSSGPGGQSVNTTYSAIRLTHIPTGIVVQCQDQKSQLKNFDKALEELRTRIYNLEYQKYLDEISGKRKTMVSTGDRSAKIRTYNYPQGRMTDHRIGYTCYNLNGVLDGDLDEVLDKLQVAENAERLAAATE, encoded by the coding sequence ATGTCAGATATACTGAGCCGTCTCGAAGGGATTCGGGACAAATTCAAAAAGGTGAGCGAGGATATTACTATGCCCGAGGTTATCTCGGATATGAAGCAGTTTATTAGGCTCAACAAGGAGTTCAAGGAGTTGCAACCTATTGTCGAAATGGCAGATAGGTATAAAAACGCGCTCTCGAACTTGCAGGGAGCAAAAGATGTGCTTGCAACCGAAAGGGACGAGGAGATGCGCGAGATGGCACGGGGCGAGATTGAGGAGTTAGAGCCGCAAGTGATTCAGATGGAGGAGGATATAAAGTTAATGCTTATCCCCGCCGACCCTCAGGACTCCAAGAACGCCATCGTAGAGATTCGTGGCGGCACGGGTGGCGACGAGGCGGCAATCTTTGCGGGAGACTTGTTGCGTATGTACATAAAATTCTTCGAGCGGCGCGGCTGGCGCTACGAAATCAACTCGGTGAGCGAGGGTACTGCCGGAGGCTATAAAGAGGTGGTTGTTAAGGTTATCGGCGATGGGGTTTACGGCATACTCAAGTATGAGTCGGGCGTTCACCGCGTGCAACGTGTGCCTCAGACCGAAACTCAGGGACGCGTCCACACCTCCGCAGCATCGGTGGCTGTGCTGCCAGAGGCGGAGGAGTTTGATATTGAGCTTAATATGGGCGACATACGCAAGGATACGTTCTGTTCTTCGGGCCCGGGTGGTCAGTCGGTCAATACGACCTATTCGGCAATTCGCCTTACGCACATTCCTACGGGCATTGTGGTGCAGTGTCAAGACCAAAAATCGCAACTCAAAAACTTTGATAAGGCTTTGGAGGAGTTACGCACACGCATCTACAACCTTGAATATCAAAAATATTTGGACGAAATCTCGGGCAAACGCAAGACAATGGTATCCACCGGCGACCGCTCGGCAAAGATTCGCACATACAACTACCCGCAGGGACGTATGACCGACCACCGTATCGGTTACACCTGCTATAACCTAAACGGAGTCTTGGACGGTGACTTGGACGAAGTTTTGGATAAACTGCAGGTGGCAGAAAATGCGGAACGACTTGCGGCAGCAACAGAGTAA